From a region of the Pirellulales bacterium genome:
- the lipA gene encoding lipoyl synthase: MATWRSPRRSVHWLPSAKNRFRCRWFVRRSSRSSPPRSIAITITSTPATPIWPPARAPSALRAVLVNLPIINAPVEALAQREPARRLPRWLKRNVPKGNANHFTERLLDELRLETVCDSAKCPNRMECYSQKTATFMILGNVCTRPCGFCAVDKGKTQALELDEPARVAEAAARLGLAHVVITSVTRDDLADGGAEHFYQTVLAVRERTGAVVEVLTPDFVEQRHALDRVVAAAPEVFNHNTETVPRLYRDVRGRKSDYRWTLDLLRRVKQLNPTIRTKSGLMLGLGETRDELLDTLADLRDAGCDLLTLGQYLQPSPQHLPVTRYVPPDEFDELGRAARGMGFLQVASGPFVRSSYHARDMATTD; the protein is encoded by the coding sequence ATGGCGACTTGGCGCTCTCCGCGCCGCTCAGTTCACTGGCTGCCGAGCGCCAAAAACCGCTTCCGATGTCGCTGGTTCGTTCGCAGATCCTCGCGCAGCTCACCACCGCGTTCGATTGCGATCACTATCACGTCTACACCCGCCACCCCCATTTGGCCTCCAGCCCGCGCGCCCAGCGCGCTTCGCGCCGTGTTGGTTAACCTGCCGATCATCAATGCGCCCGTCGAGGCACTGGCCCAGCGCGAGCCGGCGCGCCGCCTGCCGCGCTGGCTCAAGCGCAACGTGCCGAAGGGCAACGCCAACCACTTCACCGAGCGGTTGCTGGACGAGCTACGGCTGGAAACGGTCTGCGACAGCGCCAAGTGCCCCAACCGCATGGAGTGCTACTCGCAAAAGACCGCCACGTTCATGATCCTCGGCAACGTCTGCACGCGGCCGTGCGGCTTTTGCGCGGTCGACAAAGGCAAGACGCAAGCGCTCGAACTCGACGAGCCGGCGCGCGTGGCCGAGGCCGCGGCGCGACTGGGTCTGGCGCATGTGGTCATCACCTCCGTCACCCGCGACGATCTGGCCGACGGCGGCGCCGAGCACTTTTATCAAACCGTGCTCGCGGTGCGCGAGCGAACCGGCGCGGTGGTCGAGGTGCTCACGCCCGACTTTGTCGAGCAGCGGCACGCGCTCGACCGCGTAGTGGCCGCCGCGCCCGAAGTCTTCAACCACAATACCGAAACCGTCCCCCGCCTCTATCGCGACGTCCGCGGACGCAAAAGCGACTACCGCTGGACGCTCGATCTCTTGCGCCGCGTCAAACAACTCAACCCCACCATCCGCACCAAGAGCGGGCTCATGCTCGGCCTGGGCGAAACGCGCGATGAACTGCTCGACACCCTCGCTGACCTCCGCGACGCCGGCTGCGACCTGCTCACGCTCGGGCAGTACCTGCAACCTTCGCCACAGCATCTGCCGGTGACCCGCTACGTGCCCCCCGACGAGTTCGACGAACTGGGTCGCGCCGCTCGCGGCATGGGCTTTTTGCAGGTCGCCAGCGGGCCCTTCGTGCGTTCGAGTTATCACGCCCGCGATATGGCCACCACCGACTGA
- a CDS encoding penicillin acylase family protein, with protein MRLRLRACFTWLVVLICCCGVAQAENVTVYRDSFGVPHIYADTLSGAAFAAGYSQAEDRLEQLLQNYRMAAGTLAEVAGPDALEYDIRSRVWQHEAICRELFAKIDPKLQDACRAYIAGVEHFMAEHPDQKPAWAQKLEPFYPIMLGRFIIWGWPEGQAADDLQNAGIEPQPVAYRGSNQWVVAPKRSANGAPIALIDPHLSWYGPFRFYEQRMYAAQDDLAISGACILGVPMPGLGHNQYLSIAMTTGGPDTADVYEETLGPDGTYQVDGEWRKLQTRVEKVRVRMGDKIEEREIKVLSTHHGPVVAQKDGKAYTMAIPYMHEAGLIEELYNVMRSKNLAEAKRALATCQLMPQNVMIATVDGDVFYVRTGRVPVRNHGLPTHKPIPGNNSKNDYAGIHRFSDLVQIENPPQGYMQNNNVSPEHMMKQSPLVPEQHHERFYLYFAEPGPAHQRARATLEQLAADEQVTRDDALEIAFSTEVWAANEWQQRLQSAWQAVPDDQKSSDARQVYDQIAGWDRHSRPDSVGALSYYYFKRALGDELAKAVHVPDTLANEQIAKALGVAAESLRGGPGKLDARFGDLFRVGREGGDRTWPVGGGSLKEVGMATPRAVSFHQDDKLRLGHGGQTSTQVVFLTKPPKSYMVLPLGESDHKESGHWDDQAEKLFSAGKAKDTHFLDREGVKQEATATVELKWPPQA; from the coding sequence ATGCGACTCCGGCTCCGCGCTTGTTTCACTTGGCTGGTCGTGCTGATCTGCTGCTGCGGCGTGGCGCAGGCGGAAAACGTCACCGTCTATCGCGACAGCTTCGGCGTGCCGCACATCTACGCCGACACGCTGTCCGGCGCCGCCTTCGCCGCCGGTTACTCGCAGGCCGAAGACCGCCTGGAGCAATTGCTGCAAAACTACCGCATGGCGGCGGGCACGCTGGCCGAGGTGGCCGGCCCCGACGCGCTGGAATACGACATCCGCTCGCGCGTCTGGCAGCACGAGGCCATCTGCCGCGAACTGTTCGCCAAGATCGATCCCAAACTGCAAGACGCTTGCCGGGCTTACATCGCCGGCGTCGAGCATTTCATGGCCGAGCATCCAGACCAAAAACCCGCCTGGGCGCAAAAGCTGGAGCCGTTTTATCCCATCATGCTCGGCCGATTCATCATCTGGGGCTGGCCCGAGGGACAGGCCGCCGACGATCTACAGAATGCCGGCATCGAACCACAACCGGTGGCCTATCGCGGCTCCAATCAATGGGTCGTCGCCCCCAAGCGCAGCGCCAACGGCGCCCCCATCGCGCTCATCGATCCGCACCTAAGCTGGTACGGCCCCTTTCGCTTTTATGAGCAACGGATGTACGCCGCCCAGGACGATCTAGCCATCTCGGGCGCCTGCATCCTTGGCGTGCCCATGCCCGGCCTCGGCCACAATCAATACCTGTCGATCGCGATGACCACCGGCGGACCCGACACGGCCGACGTGTACGAAGAGACGCTCGGCCCTGATGGCACGTATCAGGTCGATGGCGAGTGGCGCAAGTTGCAAACCCGCGTCGAGAAGGTGCGCGTCCGCATGGGAGACAAGATCGAAGAGCGCGAAATCAAGGTGCTCTCCACGCATCACGGGCCCGTCGTCGCGCAAAAAGACGGCAAGGCCTACACCATGGCCATTCCCTACATGCACGAGGCGGGGCTGATCGAAGAACTCTACAACGTCATGCGCTCCAAGAATCTCGCCGAGGCCAAACGCGCCCTGGCCACCTGCCAACTGATGCCGCAAAACGTGATGATCGCCACCGTCGATGGCGACGTCTTCTACGTGCGCACTGGCCGCGTGCCGGTTCGCAATCATGGCCTGCCAACACACAAGCCGATCCCCGGCAACAACTCCAAGAACGACTATGCCGGTATCCACCGCTTTTCCGATTTGGTGCAGATCGAAAATCCGCCGCAAGGCTACATGCAAAACAACAACGTCTCCCCCGAGCACATGATGAAGCAAAGCCCGCTCGTGCCCGAGCAGCACCACGAGCGGTTCTATCTGTACTTCGCCGAGCCGGGTCCGGCTCACCAGCGCGCGCGGGCGACCTTGGAACAGCTTGCCGCCGACGAACAAGTGACGCGCGACGACGCGCTGGAAATCGCCTTCAGCACCGAGGTCTGGGCCGCCAACGAATGGCAACAGCGCTTGCAATCGGCTTGGCAGGCTGTGCCCGACGATCAAAAGTCCAGCGATGCGCGGCAGGTGTACGACCAGATCGCCGGCTGGGACCGGCATAGCCGTCCCGACTCGGTCGGCGCCTTGTCATACTACTATTTCAAGCGCGCCCTCGGCGACGAACTCGCCAAGGCGGTGCATGTGCCCGACACGCTCGCCAATGAGCAGATCGCCAAAGCCCTCGGCGTGGCGGCGGAATCGTTGCGCGGGGGACCGGGCAAGCTCGATGCGCGGTTCGGCGATTTATTTCGCGTCGGCCGCGAAGGGGGCGACCGCACCTGGCCGGTCGGTGGCGGCTCGCTCAAGGAAGTCGGCATGGCCACGCCACGCGCCGTTTCGTTCCACCAAGACGATAAGCTGCGGTTGGGCCACGGCGGGCAAACCTCGACGCAGGTCGTCTTTCTGACCAAGCCCCCCAAGAGCTACATGGTGCTGCCGCTCGGCGAAAGCGATCACAAAGAAAGCGGCCACTGGGACGATCAGGCCGAAAAACTGTTCAGCGCCGGCAAGGCGAAAGACACCCACTTCCTGGACCGCGAAGGCGTGAAGCAGGAAGCCACGGCGACCGTGGAACTGAAATGGCCACCGCAAGCGTAG
- a CDS encoding substrate-binding domain-containing protein, with the protein MSEATIRASRRGFLETASAAGLAGVLSGCAANSGSATAGDGGGKKLRALFSNAGLQSTWCTLGKQTAELWGGLLGVEVVWKDGEFNPAKQRERIELAIDDDWDFCCVQAIGIDTLEAPVRRLKERGVPVISMDTLLVEPARMREVGVWLQVQPDQVFMGETSTRYLLKTIGGRGKVIHIGGLSAHSGAQGRKAGFDRALADYPEVEVIGGGVRWCDWDKQTARDTFESLLQTDEPIAGAFFHSDDMALACVPALKGTPHEKMVVTAVDGQKEGLEGIRGGRLAATTVNPVCLIHMTALALGQFIVRNKEAVDAVPAQIITPGPLVSRESGNLDAQLYLADPRHCLV; encoded by the coding sequence GGCGTGCTCTCGGGCTGCGCAGCCAATAGCGGCAGCGCCACGGCCGGCGATGGTGGCGGCAAAAAGCTGCGGGCCCTCTTCTCCAACGCCGGGCTACAAAGCACGTGGTGTACCCTCGGCAAGCAGACGGCCGAGTTGTGGGGGGGCCTGTTGGGCGTTGAGGTGGTGTGGAAAGACGGGGAATTCAACCCCGCCAAACAGCGCGAGCGGATCGAACTGGCGATCGACGACGACTGGGATTTTTGCTGCGTGCAGGCGATCGGCATCGACACCTTGGAGGCGCCGGTCCGCCGGCTCAAGGAGCGCGGCGTGCCGGTGATCAGCATGGACACGCTGTTGGTCGAACCGGCGCGGATGCGCGAGGTGGGCGTGTGGCTGCAGGTGCAGCCCGATCAGGTCTTTATGGGGGAGACCAGCACCCGCTATTTGCTCAAAACGATCGGAGGGCGCGGCAAGGTGATCCACATCGGCGGCCTGAGCGCGCATTCCGGCGCGCAGGGGCGCAAGGCAGGTTTTGACCGCGCCCTGGCCGACTATCCCGAGGTGGAGGTGATTGGCGGCGGCGTCCGCTGGTGCGATTGGGACAAGCAAACGGCGCGCGACACCTTTGAGTCGCTATTGCAAACCGATGAGCCCATCGCCGGCGCGTTCTTCCACAGCGACGACATGGCCCTGGCCTGCGTGCCGGCGCTGAAGGGGACGCCGCACGAAAAGATGGTCGTCACCGCCGTCGATGGGCAGAAGGAAGGGCTGGAAGGGATTCGCGGCGGCCGGTTGGCCGCGACGACCGTGAACCCGGTCTGCCTGATCCACATGACCGCGCTGGCGCTGGGGCAATTCATCGTGCGGAATAAGGAGGCGGTGGACGCCGTGCCGGCGCAGATCATCACGCCCGGCCCGCTCGTCTCGCGCGAGAGCGGCAACCTCGACGCGCAGCTCTATCTGGCCGATCCACGGCACTGCCTGGTTTAG
- a CDS encoding ABC transporter permease — translation MQSLSARHGASWRATIRELAPVATLAALVAFFSAVAPGFWRTNTIISIFDQGAALAIVATGLTFVLLCAEIDLAVGNLATWASCLCGWLFASRWLAPAEGETLGWGALVAVIAIPLATSLLFGALSGALTVWSRLPSFIITLAMMNVAMGLSKLITHNQSLRVPEALEKLGNGAIALGGQWRLPYGVLLAAAIMLIAHLVLAHTRFGRYVYMTGGNREAARLAGISTGIVVVACLAISGLTAGIGGLVNAGRLQSASVLLNADLLLNAVACVVLGGTSLFGGEGSVPRTLVGVLTFRVLEVGLQRIDWIDEDARLLLTGCVLLAALVINGLLARGRGR, via the coding sequence TTGCAATCACTATCGGCACGGCATGGCGCCAGTTGGCGCGCGACCATCCGCGAACTGGCGCCAGTGGCCACGCTGGCGGCGCTGGTCGCCTTTTTTTCGGCGGTGGCGCCGGGCTTTTGGCGCACCAACACGATCATCTCAATCTTCGATCAGGGGGCGGCGCTGGCGATTGTCGCCACCGGGTTGACCTTTGTGCTGCTCTGCGCCGAGATCGACCTGGCGGTAGGCAACCTCGCCACCTGGGCCTCGTGCCTTTGCGGCTGGTTGTTTGCCAGCCGGTGGCTGGCGCCCGCCGAGGGGGAGACGCTGGGCTGGGGGGCGCTAGTCGCGGTGATCGCGATTCCGTTGGCGACGAGCCTGCTCTTTGGCGCGCTATCGGGCGCGCTGACGGTGTGGTCGCGGCTGCCGAGCTTCATCATCACGCTGGCGATGATGAACGTGGCCATGGGGCTCTCGAAGTTGATCACGCACAACCAGTCGCTGCGCGTTCCCGAGGCGCTGGAAAAGCTGGGTAACGGGGCGATCGCGCTGGGGGGGCAGTGGCGGCTGCCGTATGGGGTGCTGCTGGCGGCAGCCATCATGCTGATCGCGCATCTGGTGCTGGCGCACACCCGCTTTGGCCGTTATGTCTACATGACCGGCGGCAATCGCGAGGCCGCGCGGTTGGCCGGCATCAGCACCGGCATAGTGGTTGTGGCCTGCTTGGCGATATCGGGCCTGACGGCGGGCATCGGCGGGCTGGTCAACGCCGGGCGCTTGCAGAGCGCCAGCGTGCTACTCAACGCCGATCTGTTGCTGAACGCGGTGGCCTGCGTGGTGCTGGGGGGGACCAGCTTGTTTGGCGGCGAGGGGAGTGTGCCGCGCACGCTGGTGGGGGTGCTGACTTTTCGCGTGCTGGAAGTGGGCTTGCAGCGGATTGACTGGATCGACGAAGACGCGCGGCTGCTGCTCACCGGCTGCGTGCTGCTGGCGGCGCTAGTCATCAATGGACTGCTCGCGCGTGGCCGCGGCCGATAG
- a CDS encoding sugar ABC transporter ATP-binding protein produces the protein MPEPPLLECQKITKRFGGAAALDGVDFSLVAGEAHGLVGANGAGKSTLMKILAGAIGDYEGQTRIDGQAVRLDTPQRSLAAGISMVYQELSGVGQLSVAENLFLGRQPITRLGRVDWRAMRRAAQEYLAELQIEVDVRRRLDSYPLAIRQLVEIARGLHSGSRVLILDEPTSALSPPETRRLFELVGRARQRGVAIVLISHFIEDVLEVCDRVTLLRDGQRVFTRAAAELSKAEVIHAMLGHQISADEPGYLGRVRLPPATSAAPGLVCEGLTLEGAFRDVTLSVAPGETLGIYGFVGAGHSELVRALAGGLAPTGGTVRVDGAALAASPRAAIGRGVVFVGADRAQSLVHASPLYKNVTLAHLSRALGPWLRRGPEMAVAEPRLAQVGCRPLDARLAAGALSGGNQQKVVIAKWLLGPARYWLLEEPTRGMDVGAKQEVLALVAQLKQQGAGVILASSEPELVLEHSDRIVVMSRGRVAREFANCEVDKSALVHHA, from the coding sequence ATGCCCGAGCCGCCGCTACTGGAGTGCCAAAAGATCACCAAGCGCTTTGGCGGCGCGGCGGCGCTGGATGGGGTGGATTTCAGCCTGGTGGCGGGCGAGGCGCATGGACTGGTGGGCGCCAACGGGGCGGGCAAGAGCACGCTGATGAAGATTTTGGCGGGGGCGATCGGCGATTATGAGGGGCAGACGCGGATTGACGGCCAAGCAGTGCGACTGGACACGCCGCAGCGTTCGCTGGCGGCCGGCATCTCGATGGTGTATCAGGAGTTGTCGGGGGTGGGGCAATTGTCGGTGGCCGAGAATCTGTTTCTCGGCCGGCAGCCGATCACGCGGTTGGGACGCGTCGACTGGCGCGCCATGCGCCGCGCGGCGCAAGAGTATCTGGCGGAGCTACAGATCGAGGTCGACGTGCGCCGCCGGCTCGACAGCTACCCGTTGGCGATTCGGCAATTGGTCGAGATCGCCCGGGGGCTGCACAGCGGATCGCGGGTGTTGATCCTGGACGAGCCGACCAGCGCGCTCAGCCCGCCGGAGACGCGGCGACTGTTCGAGTTGGTGGGGCGCGCCCGGCAGCGAGGGGTGGCGATCGTGCTCATCAGCCACTTCATCGAGGATGTGCTGGAAGTGTGTGACCGGGTGACCTTGCTCCGTGATGGGCAGCGGGTCTTTACCCGCGCCGCCGCGGAGCTCAGCAAGGCGGAGGTGATTCACGCCATGCTGGGCCACCAGATCAGCGCGGACGAACCGGGCTATCTGGGGCGCGTGCGGCTGCCGCCGGCGACGAGCGCCGCGCCGGGACTGGTGTGCGAGGGGCTGACATTGGAGGGGGCCTTTCGCGATGTGACGTTGTCGGTCGCGCCGGGCGAGACGCTGGGCATCTACGGCTTTGTGGGAGCCGGGCATAGCGAACTGGTGCGGGCGCTGGCGGGGGGACTGGCGCCGACGGGGGGCACTGTTCGTGTCGATGGCGCGGCGCTGGCCGCGTCGCCGCGAGCGGCAATCGGCCGCGGCGTTGTGTTTGTCGGCGCCGATCGCGCGCAGTCGCTGGTGCATGCCAGCCCGCTGTATAAAAACGTGACGCTCGCGCATCTGTCGCGGGCGCTGGGCCCTTGGCTGCGCCGCGGGCCGGAGATGGCGGTGGCCGAGCCGCGATTGGCGCAGGTGGGCTGCCGACCGCTCGACGCGCGCTTGGCGGCGGGAGCGCTCTCTGGCGGCAACCAACAGAAGGTGGTGATCGCCAAGTGGTTGTTGGGGCCGGCGCGGTATTGGTTGCTGGAAGAGCCGACGCGCGGCATGGACGTGGGGGCCAAGCAAGAGGTGTTGGCGCTCGTCGCCCAATTGAAGCAGCAAGGGGCCGGGGTGATCTTGGCGTCGTCGGAGCCGGAACTGGTTCTGGAACACTCCGACCGGATTGTGGTGATGAGCCGGGGGCGCGTCGCGCGCGAGTTTGCCAACTGCGAGGTCGACAAGTCGGCCCTGGTGCATCACGCCTAG
- a CDS encoding lipoyl domain-containing protein has protein sequence MATRHPLVLPDLGLGDMSIAISVWLVPRGATVMEGDRLVEVLADSVTVDLPSPANGILVETLAAEDDPVVPGQVLGYVEAL, from the coding sequence ATGGCCACTCGTCATCCACTCGTGCTGCCCGATCTGGGCCTGGGCGATATGTCGATTGCGATCAGCGTGTGGCTCGTGCCGCGCGGCGCGACGGTGATGGAAGGCGATCGACTGGTGGAGGTACTGGCCGACAGCGTGACAGTCGATCTGCCGTCCCCCGCCAATGGCATATTGGTCGAGACGCTGGCGGCCGAAGACGACCCGGTCGTGCCCGGCCAGGTGCTCGGCTATGTCGAAGCGCTATAG
- a CDS encoding DUF4147 domain-containing protein, translating into MQRTAEQLGRDAWEIWQAGLAAVRSERLMRGAVQLDGSALVIGDDEIDLAAIDRIWVVGAGKAGAGMAAALEEILGPRILAAKQVTGWVNVPADCVRKLAAIHLHAARPAGRNEPTAAGIVGAERILEIAGGAGPRDLCICLISGGASALLPAPTAGVSLADKLAVTRCLSAAGANIAELNTVRKQLSRIKGGGLLRACRAGRLATLVISDVIGDPLEVIGSGPTVPDGSTAAEALAVLERYDARRAGVPQGVFDYLRGRTATWRPAPTSQWSNLVIGNNATAVDAAGVKAEQLGYSHAMHCATTHEGEAEAVGRHLAQMAVRMRGGPGPDCLITGGEPVVTLAPEEARGQGGRNQQLALAALIELESADVDGIALLSGATDGEDGPTDAAGAMIDPQTMARARGAASELIDALRRSDAYPTLERLGALLKTGPTHTNVCDVRVVVVDRVAERAP; encoded by the coding sequence ATGCAGCGCACCGCCGAGCAACTTGGCCGCGACGCCTGGGAAATCTGGCAGGCGGGGCTCGCCGCCGTGCGGTCTGAGCGGCTGATGCGGGGCGCGGTGCAGCTTGACGGCAGCGCGCTCGTGATCGGCGACGACGAGATTGATCTGGCGGCCATCGACCGCATCTGGGTGGTTGGCGCCGGCAAGGCGGGGGCGGGCATGGCGGCGGCGCTCGAAGAAATATTGGGACCCCGAATACTGGCGGCGAAGCAGGTGACGGGCTGGGTGAACGTGCCGGCGGATTGCGTGCGCAAGCTGGCGGCGATTCATTTGCACGCGGCGCGCCCGGCAGGGCGGAACGAGCCCACGGCGGCCGGCATCGTTGGCGCGGAGCGAATCTTGGAGATCGCCGGCGGCGCCGGGCCGCGCGACTTGTGCATTTGTCTGATATCGGGGGGCGCGTCGGCCTTGCTGCCGGCGCCGACCGCTGGCGTCTCGCTGGCCGACAAGCTGGCGGTGACGCGCTGCCTGAGCGCGGCGGGGGCCAACATCGCCGAACTGAACACCGTGCGCAAGCAACTTAGCCGCATCAAAGGGGGGGGCCTGCTGCGCGCGTGCCGAGCGGGCCGGTTGGCGACGCTTGTCATCTCCGACGTGATCGGCGACCCTTTGGAGGTGATTGGGTCGGGGCCGACCGTGCCCGACGGCTCGACGGCGGCGGAGGCGCTGGCCGTGCTGGAGCGCTACGACGCGCGGCGCGCCGGCGTGCCGCAGGGGGTGTTTGATTATTTGCGGGGGCGGACGGCAACCTGGCGGCCGGCACCGACCAGCCAGTGGAGCAACTTGGTGATCGGCAACAACGCGACGGCGGTTGACGCGGCGGGAGTCAAGGCGGAGCAACTTGGCTACAGCCATGCCATGCACTGCGCCACGACGCATGAAGGGGAGGCCGAAGCGGTGGGGCGGCATCTGGCGCAGATGGCCGTGCGGATGCGCGGCGGGCCGGGGCCCGATTGTCTGATCACCGGCGGCGAGCCGGTGGTGACCTTGGCGCCGGAGGAGGCACGGGGCCAAGGCGGGCGCAATCAGCAGCTTGCGCTGGCCGCGCTGATTGAACTGGAAAGCGCCGATGTTGACGGGATCGCGCTACTCTCGGGAGCGACCGACGGCGAGGATGGTCCCACCGACGCGGCCGGCGCGATGATCGATCCGCAGACGATGGCGCGAGCACGTGGCGCGGCGAGCGAGCTGATTGACGCTTTGCGCCGCAGCGACGCGTATCCAACGCTGGAACGGCTGGGCGCGCTCCTCAAGACCGGACCGACCCATACGAACGTCTGCGATGTGCGGGTGGTGGTCGTCGATCGCGTGGCCGAGCGAGCGCCGTGA
- the smpB gene encoding SsrA-binding protein SmpB, whose translation MSAKKKEVDREHDNERLIAQNRRARFEYEIIETLECGLALIGSEVKSLRTGKVSLEEAHGRMKDGEVWLVGCDIPEYKQAAHFGHTPRRPRKLLLHRREIKRFASRAYEKGMTLVPLKLYFKQGRAKLLLGLGRGKKLHDKRESLKKASVDREINRSMRRG comes from the coding sequence GTGTCGGCCAAGAAAAAAGAAGTCGATCGGGAGCACGACAACGAGCGACTGATTGCTCAAAACCGGCGCGCGCGCTTTGAGTATGAGATTATCGAAACGCTGGAGTGCGGCTTGGCCCTGATTGGCAGCGAGGTCAAGAGCCTGCGGACCGGCAAGGTGTCGCTGGAAGAGGCCCATGGCCGCATGAAGGATGGGGAAGTGTGGCTGGTCGGCTGCGACATCCCCGAATACAAGCAGGCGGCTCATTTTGGGCACACTCCCCGCCGGCCACGCAAATTGCTGTTGCATCGCCGCGAGATCAAGCGGTTCGCCAGCCGGGCTTATGAGAAAGGGATGACGCTGGTGCCGCTCAAGCTCTATTTCAAGCAGGGGCGGGCTAAGCTGCTGTTGGGGCTGGGGCGCGGCAAAAAGCTGCACGACAAGCGAGAGTCGCTCAAAAAGGCCTCGGTCGACCGGGAGATCAACCGCAGCATGCGCCGCGGTTAG